In one window of Pseudobdellovibrionaceae bacterium DNA:
- a CDS encoding protease: protein MLLKGIIFLSLFFSQVGYAVTPIENIDAMISNMNFSPYYKARNSKKKTVRVAVLDNGFTGYENEVGRSLPSNTQYWPGPKPIEQMEQDLNANLDETHGLYMAQILNGLLTSGGRYLELEPELHLMNARGYTNFAAAIEKTIELDVDIVIYSVVWEYGGNGDGRGFINEAVSRATDAGIIWLNMAGNFRNYMFSAPVRTGDNDWVQLPGPNNSVRFLCLRGHGRYFNQAEEKFEYQYANENGNCKVRVVLSWNDFKDDVEKGTDKDLDLVVINDMFESDGTSTLTQVETKAEVAPGKSRYPFEIVSAVVEPGEHFIRVKNRSRNFDSDDDFLRLTVSGDFIHLSDRTPNETLLPPADHPDVITVGASDSARGSGSYQHDKPDLFVDSFVVVQKSNEGIDREDSDSETGENRVNVLGNFLEGYNEYEAYKGTSNSTAMMGAAVAAMMAFKPDINKKEIIGYYESGPRYARPEKPRSFRLPDLEELR, encoded by the coding sequence ATGTTGTTAAAAGGGATCATTTTTTTGAGTTTGTTTTTCAGTCAGGTGGGCTACGCCGTGACCCCCATTGAAAATATCGATGCCATGATTTCGAACATGAATTTCTCTCCTTACTACAAAGCGAGAAACAGCAAGAAAAAAACCGTTCGAGTGGCGGTTCTCGACAATGGCTTTACCGGATATGAAAATGAAGTTGGGCGATCTTTGCCATCTAACACTCAGTACTGGCCAGGCCCCAAGCCCATTGAGCAAATGGAACAAGATCTAAACGCAAATCTTGATGAAACTCATGGACTGTATATGGCGCAAATCCTCAACGGTTTGCTGACCAGCGGCGGTCGGTACCTTGAGCTGGAACCTGAACTCCACTTAATGAATGCCCGAGGGTATACCAATTTTGCAGCTGCCATTGAAAAAACCATCGAGCTAGATGTCGATATAGTTATTTATTCTGTGGTTTGGGAATACGGCGGCAACGGCGATGGCCGGGGTTTTATCAATGAAGCCGTCAGTCGCGCGACCGATGCGGGCATCATTTGGCTCAACATGGCTGGAAACTTTCGCAACTATATGTTTTCAGCCCCCGTTCGAACCGGTGACAACGATTGGGTTCAGCTGCCCGGCCCCAACAACAGCGTTCGCTTTTTGTGCCTCAGAGGACATGGTCGATACTTCAATCAAGCTGAAGAAAAATTTGAATACCAATATGCCAATGAAAATGGAAACTGTAAGGTTCGCGTTGTTCTGAGCTGGAATGATTTTAAAGATGATGTGGAAAAGGGAACCGACAAGGATCTTGACCTGGTCGTTATTAACGACATGTTTGAGTCTGATGGGACCTCCACCCTCACGCAAGTCGAAACCAAAGCCGAAGTCGCTCCTGGAAAATCACGATACCCATTTGAGATTGTATCGGCTGTAGTTGAGCCTGGCGAGCATTTCATTCGAGTGAAAAACCGAAGCCGTAACTTTGACAGTGACGATGACTTTTTACGACTCACAGTGAGTGGTGATTTTATCCATTTATCAGATAGAACGCCCAATGAAACCTTGCTTCCCCCAGCCGATCACCCCGATGTGATCACGGTAGGCGCATCTGATTCTGCCAGAGGATCCGGGTCATACCAACATGATAAGCCTGACTTGTTTGTTGACTCATTCGTGGTAGTTCAAAAATCCAATGAGGGAATTGATAGGGAAGATTCAGATTCAGAAACTGGCGAAAACCGAGTGAACGTATTAGGTAATTTTCTTGAAGGTTACAATGAATATGAAGCCTATAAAGGCACCTCAAACTCAACAGCCATGATGGGTGCGGCCGTGGCGGCGATGATGGCTTTTAAACCTGACATCAACAAAAAAGAAATTATTGGGTACTACGAAAGTGGACCTCGATATGCGAGGCCTGAAAAGCCACGCTCGTTTCGTCTGCCTGACCTAGAAGAGCTTCGTTAG
- a CDS encoding insulinase family protein, whose protein sequence is MKAFDYQPTFKKTVLNNGVRIVTEHHPYSRACSAGIYVDLGSRDEPKDGFGSAHFVEHMVFKGTRQRTAMDIAKSLESVGGDLNAYTTHEFTCFHATCLREHLHYAVDVLADLVSGAVFDAADFDREREVILQEIDMSADDLEEFIFDLYFKEAYSGHALGHSILGTPESLSKISRKQLQDFYRERYHGPRMVVSVAGNVDHDDVVAWAERSLNVRRKKVAKRHRRKPSLNKFREIFKRSSEQTHLLMGLPSTSFKDSHRFEAFVVNALLGGGMTSRLYQKVREELGLAYSVYSYLHSFTDTGLLLLYAGTSEKFLAQVLDHFYKEVSKLKKSGVSGKDLDFFKTQVRGNILLGSDDIENRMNSLGVNEMVFGRYRSVDEIMEEIRKVSKDSVQEYIESNLDLDQASIAVIGDVDTASVRTLIESR, encoded by the coding sequence TTGAAGGCCTTTGATTATCAACCTACCTTTAAAAAAACAGTTTTAAATAATGGTGTTCGGATTGTCACCGAGCACCATCCTTATAGTCGCGCCTGTAGTGCGGGCATTTATGTAGATCTTGGCTCTCGAGACGAGCCGAAAGATGGATTTGGCTCAGCTCATTTCGTTGAGCATATGGTGTTTAAAGGAACCCGTCAGCGTACGGCCATGGATATTGCCAAAAGCCTTGAGTCTGTGGGCGGAGATTTGAATGCCTACACCACTCATGAGTTTACCTGTTTCCATGCCACTTGTTTGCGCGAGCACCTCCATTATGCTGTGGATGTGTTAGCAGACCTGGTCAGTGGTGCGGTGTTTGATGCCGCCGACTTTGATCGTGAACGGGAAGTAATACTTCAAGAAATAGATATGTCTGCCGACGATCTTGAAGAGTTCATTTTTGATCTCTATTTTAAAGAAGCCTATTCGGGCCATGCCCTTGGACACAGTATCTTGGGAACGCCTGAGTCCTTGTCCAAAATCTCCCGGAAACAGCTGCAGGATTTTTACCGAGAAAGGTATCACGGGCCACGAATGGTGGTGAGCGTGGCGGGCAATGTGGACCATGACGATGTGGTCGCATGGGCCGAGCGTTCTTTGAATGTCCGAAGAAAGAAAGTGGCAAAACGCCATCGAAGAAAACCAAGCCTCAACAAGTTTAGGGAGATCTTTAAGCGCTCTTCTGAACAGACCCACTTACTTATGGGGCTGCCGTCAACATCGTTTAAAGACAGTCATCGATTTGAAGCCTTTGTGGTAAATGCTTTGTTGGGCGGGGGGATGACCTCTCGTCTTTATCAGAAGGTGCGCGAAGAGTTGGGGCTAGCTTACTCTGTGTACAGTTACCTTCATTCTTTCACTGATACGGGTTTATTGTTGCTATATGCGGGCACATCAGAAAAGTTTTTAGCTCAAGTGCTTGATCACTTCTATAAAGAGGTTTCCAAGCTTAAAAAAAGTGGAGTGAGTGGGAAAGACCTCGATTTTTTTAAAACCCAAGTAAGAGGAAACATTCTTTTGGGATCAGACGACATTGAAAATCGAATGAACTCACTAGGTGTGAACGAAATGGTTTTTGGCCGCTATCGCTCAGTGGATGAAATTATGGAAGAAATTCGCAAAGTGTCCAAAGACAGCGTGCAGGAGTATATAGAATCTAATTTGGATTTAGATCAGGCCAGTATCGCCGTGATCGGTGACGTGGATACCGCATCTGTTCGGACTTTAATTGAAAGTCGGTGA